Proteins encoded in a region of the Pirellulaceae bacterium genome:
- a CDS encoding DUF1080 domain-containing protein — protein MIRYLLVATVLECVLGSIQVRGDDPLVWRGGIHGREFSEVGRLYVGRDKLIHFRTNQRLYYFSHMYYIWDALQKSEAVVDGKVIYDKPIRISGNYSKAGAVYNFLEEAALRGSQIVWIDRVEKVELPAKQPTVTSLFDGNSLTGWSMTPSAPETPAAWEVVDQTIAAVNSSSRVGATLMSQSSFSDFELCFEYRSSWGISASVLLRADEVGDGIALSLDHIDEGIVGFPKSATGASRPFLVVESREQRGVGAATHDHVQFDGRVNYDGLSRDKLLDCCKLSEFLNEWDGAYWNLVKVRCVGSDPEITVWINGFKINRFKASSVSMQEEKPDHLGAIDKFVVHPSGHVGFSIHSKQSAETNFLLREVRVTAAE, from the coding sequence ATGATACGTTACCTCCTTGTGGCCACAGTCTTAGAGTGCGTTCTTGGTTCAATCCAGGTGCGGGGCGACGATCCCCTCGTGTGGCGCGGTGGTATTCATGGGAGAGAATTTTCTGAGGTAGGTCGACTCTACGTTGGACGTGACAAGCTGATTCATTTCAGGACAAACCAACGGCTTTATTACTTCTCCCACATGTATTACATCTGGGATGCTTTGCAAAAGTCGGAAGCGGTGGTGGATGGGAAAGTCATCTATGACAAACCGATCCGGATCAGCGGGAATTACTCCAAAGCAGGTGCCGTCTATAATTTTCTCGAGGAGGCGGCTCTGCGCGGTAGTCAGATTGTCTGGATTGATCGCGTCGAAAAGGTCGAACTGCCTGCGAAGCAGCCGACGGTAACGTCCCTTTTCGATGGCAATAGTCTTACGGGGTGGTCGATGACTCCCTCAGCCCCAGAAACGCCGGCGGCTTGGGAAGTCGTGGATCAGACGATCGCGGCTGTCAATTCGTCGAGTCGTGTTGGGGCGACGTTGATGAGTCAGTCGAGCTTTAGCGATTTTGAACTTTGCTTTGAATACCGTTCATCGTGGGGTATTTCTGCAAGTGTTCTCCTTCGCGCCGATGAAGTGGGCGACGGAATTGCACTCAGTCTCGACCACATCGACGAAGGCATTGTGGGTTTTCCAAAGTCCGCAACCGGCGCCTCTCGCCCCTTTCTGGTAGTCGAATCTCGTGAGCAACGCGGTGTTGGTGCGGCGACGCATGATCATGTTCAATTCGATGGCAGGGTGAATTACGACGGTCTGTCCAGAGACAAGCTACTGGACTGCTGTAAGCTAAGCGAGTTTCTGAATGAATGGGACGGTGCTTACTGGAATCTAGTCAAGGTTCGTTGTGTTGGATCTGATCCGGAGATTACCGTTTGGATCAATGGATTCAAGATAAATCGATTCAAAGCAAGCTCCGTCTCCATGCAAGAAGAAAAGCCTGATCACCTCGGTGCGATCGATAAATTCGTGGTTCACCCTTCTGGCCATGTCGGATTTTCCATTCACTCAAAGCAGTCAGCCGAAACGAATTTCTTACTGCGAGAAGTGCGTGTCACGGCAGCAGAATAA
- a CDS encoding DUF1552 domain-containing protein has translation MKEKPFQQQNGEAGCPGFLTRKEFLRGVSLSAAGSVLLNPLIGRLHAEVEGHGQPTRFLFVLEGNGCPPNQVHPTNLTLTPIGERKQTVEEQIDPSHLPVSLQPVADYVNRMLILQGISGRICGGGHSTYFGALGCFNTREGKHILGPTVDYELGRQNATLFKNIVLGISQRANLDIVFNSSASGANSPIATICNPVTAYKRMFAAIGDQKNLGVKTSLLDYVKDDIRTVQNRLGAVEKEKLDRYLAAYEQIGHRHSAIADLDLAVKGRVAPLTDKYLSSNPVDRLECHFEMATSALVSGLTNVATIASGVGHQDFSIVFDKLGVGLEKHSIGHALYNQETVAIEASQTIRTFHFDLIARTLKMLETIPEGSGTMLDNTLIVYLSDAANEHHTKCVEWPYVILGGHPRIKLGGRCLTYADVDRRGHRTVNTIHNTLLYASGRPVDHFGLKIPGLEQGIQEGPLSEVLI, from the coding sequence ATGAAAGAAAAACCTTTTCAACAGCAAAACGGCGAGGCCGGTTGTCCCGGGTTTCTTACCCGCAAAGAGTTTCTACGTGGGGTCAGTCTCTCAGCTGCCGGATCGGTGCTGCTGAATCCGTTGATCGGGAGGCTTCATGCCGAGGTTGAGGGTCACGGACAACCCACTCGCTTTTTGTTCGTGTTGGAGGGCAACGGTTGCCCGCCCAATCAGGTGCACCCGACCAACCTGACGCTCACGCCCATCGGTGAGAGGAAACAGACCGTCGAGGAGCAGATCGATCCCAGCCATCTCCCCGTATCACTGCAGCCGGTGGCCGATTATGTAAACCGCATGTTGATCTTACAAGGAATCTCTGGCCGTATTTGTGGTGGTGGACACTCGACCTATTTTGGAGCTTTGGGGTGTTTCAACACACGGGAAGGCAAACACATTCTGGGTCCAACTGTCGATTATGAATTAGGACGCCAGAACGCGACGCTGTTTAAGAATATTGTGTTGGGGATTTCGCAACGGGCAAACCTGGATATCGTGTTCAACAGTTCGGCTTCGGGTGCCAACAGTCCAATCGCGACGATTTGTAATCCGGTGACCGCCTATAAACGCATGTTTGCGGCGATCGGCGATCAAAAAAACCTGGGAGTAAAAACCAGTTTATTGGATTATGTGAAAGATGATATTCGAACGGTTCAAAACCGCTTGGGCGCGGTGGAGAAGGAGAAGTTGGACCGCTATCTCGCGGCCTATGAGCAAATCGGGCATCGGCATTCCGCCATCGCGGATCTGGATCTGGCGGTCAAGGGTCGAGTGGCACCACTGACGGATAAATATCTTTCGAGTAATCCGGTTGATCGACTCGAGTGTCATTTTGAAATGGCGACTTCTGCTCTGGTCAGTGGTCTGACCAATGTTGCCACTATCGCCTCAGGAGTTGGCCATCAGGATTTTTCGATTGTGTTTGATAAATTGGGCGTTGGACTGGAAAAACACTCAATCGGTCATGCGCTTTACAACCAAGAAACTGTCGCAATCGAAGCTTCACAAACGATACGAACATTTCACTTTGATCTGATCGCACGAACACTAAAAATGCTGGAAACTATCCCAGAGGGATCTGGGACGATGCTTGATAACACGCTGATCGTTTATTTGAGCGATGCTGCCAACGAACATCATACGAAGTGTGTGGAATGGCCTTACGTCATTCTCGGTGGTCATCCTCGGATCAAGTTGGGGGGGCGATGTCTTACCTATGCGGATGTCGATCGCCGAGGCCACCGTACGGTCAATACGATTCACAATACGTTGCTGTACGCGTCGGGGCGCCCGGTGGATCACTTTGGATTGAAGATTCCCGGATTGGAGCAAGGTATCCAGGAAGGTCCCCTCAGTGAAGTTCTCATTTAA
- a CDS encoding DUF1588 domain-containing protein — translation MMKVTFSTVIASSVMLFSMGATAQETPASADSPQLFMQTFCIDCHNDQEQNGEINLQSLLRDPSRLDRQLLLSVYDQINLEQMPPADADRPTIAERAKMLGSLDGLIQASGAVAIDKKLLPGYGNYVDHDSLFKTRLTKSQPAAAARIWRYSPETFSARVNRIVGRDVIKFIPVATFPVPQKGLKHPAFPYKGPAHTAKDYAHIHDFGLTETELLIGLAEELAEAQLASGSLRDYRILPAGDAQWSQILDEHFQKLYHRDATATEKKSLLDLQKKLVKIASIERANQAMIAATYLRPESLFRFEIGGEPSASGDRAGLTPLQYACAVGFALNRTGPTPDLVRASEGYERKSKAELKDVIWPFLQTNAAHQRVLRFMEEYFEYGNAAFVFKDKHHRRYRPGWMMEDVEKFVARIVEQDRDVLKQLLTSSEYNVRGAFNTNFAPKWFQDETNGHLFYHTCYNLAKEDLGKDPGWRDFSQERAGILCHPAWLIAFSDNTKNHAIQRGRWIQTKLLGGVIPDTPVEVDARFPEDPTLTLRGKMQVVRQDDCWGCHQRMDPLGLPFEQFDLWGRHRTQELDQPVNTTGVLNGEVVKDPIELLQRLADSKRVHQVFLRHTFRFFCGRNETLSDAQTLRDMEVAYHQHEGSLKESLLELLVSDSFIQRQGLPSQ, via the coding sequence ATGATGAAAGTGACCTTCAGCACGGTAATCGCTTCCAGTGTGATGTTGTTTTCGATGGGCGCAACGGCCCAGGAAACACCCGCTTCGGCAGACTCTCCGCAGCTTTTTATGCAAACGTTTTGCATCGACTGTCATAATGATCAGGAGCAAAATGGGGAGATTAACCTGCAGTCGTTGTTGCGGGATCCCAGCCGACTGGACCGTCAACTGTTGTTGTCTGTTTATGATCAGATCAACCTGGAGCAGATGCCACCCGCTGACGCGGATCGGCCAACTATTGCTGAGCGCGCCAAGATGCTGGGCTCGCTGGACGGACTGATCCAGGCAAGCGGAGCCGTTGCGATCGACAAAAAGTTACTTCCTGGCTACGGGAACTATGTTGACCATGACAGTCTCTTTAAAACTCGGCTGACCAAGTCGCAGCCGGCGGCGGCAGCTCGTATTTGGAGATATAGTCCAGAGACGTTTTCGGCTCGAGTAAATCGTATTGTGGGGCGAGATGTTATCAAGTTCATTCCGGTCGCGACTTTTCCGGTTCCACAGAAAGGGCTGAAGCATCCGGCTTTTCCGTACAAAGGTCCAGCTCACACCGCAAAGGATTACGCCCACATCCATGACTTTGGTTTGACAGAGACGGAGCTACTCATCGGCCTTGCAGAAGAACTCGCTGAGGCACAGCTTGCCTCGGGTAGCTTGCGGGATTATCGGATATTGCCAGCTGGCGATGCTCAGTGGAGTCAAATTCTCGACGAGCATTTTCAAAAACTATATCACCGAGATGCGACCGCTACGGAAAAAAAGTCGCTGTTGGATCTTCAGAAAAAGTTGGTAAAAATAGCCAGTATCGAGCGGGCCAATCAGGCGATGATTGCGGCCACCTACCTACGACCCGAGTCGTTGTTTCGGTTTGAAATCGGTGGCGAGCCTTCTGCCTCAGGCGATCGAGCAGGTTTGACACCACTGCAGTACGCTTGTGCCGTCGGATTTGCCCTTAATCGTACAGGTCCGACTCCAGATCTTGTGCGAGCATCGGAAGGTTATGAAAGAAAATCCAAGGCTGAGTTGAAGGACGTGATTTGGCCGTTTTTGCAAACAAATGCGGCGCATCAACGGGTTCTGCGTTTCATGGAAGAGTATTTTGAGTACGGGAATGCTGCCTTTGTCTTTAAGGACAAGCATCATCGCCGCTACCGCCCCGGTTGGATGATGGAGGATGTCGAAAAATTTGTTGCTCGAATTGTCGAACAGGACCGCGACGTTCTGAAGCAATTGCTAACATCGAGTGAATACAATGTGAGGGGCGCCTTCAATACGAATTTTGCGCCGAAGTGGTTTCAAGATGAAACGAACGGGCATCTCTTCTACCACACTTGTTACAATCTCGCGAAAGAAGATTTGGGGAAAGATCCCGGCTGGCGAGACTTTTCGCAGGAACGAGCCGGTATCCTCTGTCATCCGGCTTGGTTGATTGCATTCTCGGATAACACCAAAAATCACGCCATTCAACGTGGGCGCTGGATCCAGACGAAGCTTCTGGGGGGGGTGATTCCCGATACGCCGGTCGAAGTTGACGCGAGATTTCCCGAAGATCCCACATTGACTCTTAGGGGCAAAATGCAGGTCGTACGGCAGGATGACTGTTGGGGATGCCATCAACGAATGGATCCGTTGGGATTGCCTTTCGAACAATTTGATTTGTGGGGCCGGCATCGAACGCAAGAACTTGACCAACCCGTGAACACGACAGGTGTTTTGAATGGCGAAGTGGTCAAAGATCCGATCGAATTGTTGCAGCGCTTGGCCGATTCGAAACGTGTGCATCAGGTGTTCTTGCGACATACTTTCCGCTTCTTCTGCGGACGCAATGAAACCTTAAGTGATGCCCAAACATTAAGAGATATGGAAGTCGCCTATCACCAACACGAGGGCAGTCTGAAAGAGTCCCTGTTAGAATTGCTGGTTTCAGATTCGTTTATACAGCGTCAGGGTTTACCTTCCCAGTAA